TCGGGTACAACGTACTCCTGGCACAGAGTGGCGAGGAGGGACTCAATCTCCTCCGCAACAATAATGTAGAACTTATAATTTCAGACGTCAGGATGCCCATAATGTCAGGCGTTGGGTTTTTAGAAAAGGCCAGGGAGACCGTACCCCACGCCGTGAGAATAGTAATGACCGCCTACGCGGACATCCAGGCCGCAGCCGAGGCAATAAACAATCTGGGCGTGTTTAAATTTATACTTAAACCGTGGGACAGGTACCATCTGGAAAAGGTAGTAAAACAGGCGCTGGAGCACTACGAGACTGTTTCAGAAGACAGACGCCTGCACAGGCAGTTGCTCGAACAAAATAAAGAACTTGCCAAAAAGGCCGATTCCGCCAGCAGGACTATAGCCGATATGGAGAAGAAGACAACCGTACTCGAACGTAAACTCAACAAACTCCAGGCAAAACACCAGGAAGCCGCACGAGGGAAGAAAAAATAGAGCCTTTATCTTCCAAATTATCCTTTCAAATCCCTCTGCTGTTATCTGTAAATGGTTGATTAGACAAAAACCCCTTTGCAAGAACGTTCTTTCATCGCTATAATCAATTTTTTTGAGTTTTGCTGTAAGGGGGGCATAGCTCAGTTGGTAGAGCAACGGCCTTTTAAGCCGTAGGTCGGAGGTTCGAGCCCTCCTGCCCTCACTTGTATCAGCGGTTTATCGTGGCCCCTTCGTCCAGCCCGGTCCAGGACATCAGATTTTCGATCTGAGAACACGGGTTCGAATCCCGTAGGGGTCACCATCCTCTCTTTGTATTCCTTGTGGTGAAAAAACATGTACAGCGACGGACAGGGCAGCGCCCGGCTCATGATAGAGGGAGACCCCGTCGCCGCATCCCGCAAGAGGCTCAACCACATCGAAGAAAAACGAAAAGGCCTTGGGATATGACGGGTGGAAACTGTAAACAGTTCTCGCTGGTTCAGCCGGGTTGTGTGACTTAGTATCCCTGTCGCGGCAGGCGCTGTGCCACAGCCGCAAGCGCCTTTTCAATCTTGCGCACCTTGGGCTCCAGCTCATAGGTCAGCTTGTCCTCGAGCTTTTTACACCTCTGCGCGTTTTCTTTTATTATCCGGGACATAGTATATGAATCGTTTTTAATCTGCTTTTTGAGGTCCTGCAACGCACTGGTGTTGTTTTGAATATTACGGTTGCATTGTTCAACGGCGCGGACTAATTGGCGGAAGCTGGCCAATGACGCGTATCTCTGGTCCAGGTCCATGTCCGCAGCAACAACTTTATTGCCGGTGTTTGAGCCCTCAAACATAATCAAATAAGAAAGAACTACCAGGAAAAAAGTCCCTGTCAGGAAGAATAGGACCACCCGGTTTCCCGTTTTTCCGAAACATTTCATATTTCCAACCCCCTGTTGAATATGCGGACCCGGCGGTACTGTAATCCGGGACCGGAAGTTGCGGCTGTCTCTGCGAGGACTATCAGCTATTGGACTGCTATTTTCAAGTAGTTTTTTCTGATGATTTATGTCTGTTTAGATGTTTTTCATGTAACGAGATCACTGCAAGAATGCATGACAAAACTGTCATTGCGAGGAGCTAAAGCGACGAAGCAATCTCGTAAATCGTTTTTACCGAAAAACGTGAGATTGCTTCGCTGCCCTTTCGCTGCGCTCAGGGCTTCGGCTCGCAATGACAACACGGTGTTAAGAGACTTTTTCAGAGGTCTCATTTTCACTTAACGGTTTTTTCGGTCTCCATGTTCTCCAATCCGTTTCAGTATTCCACCCTTTTCTATATCTTAATTATAAATATTCCACTTCTTCAATTACGATTTCTAACTCTTGCCGACTATATTCTTCCTTTAAGGTCTGCTTAGCACTATTGTAATTTTTTGGCCATTCAAATTCTATATCGCTCGTAATATTAACAAGAAGGTAACAAGCTGTTTGCATCCCGCTCTCTCTAGCCTGCTTGAGTTGGTCTTTAGCTCGATCCTCAATATCTACCCTCATTTTCTTTATCAATAGGTCAACGGGGTGTTTGGCATTCTGTTCTATTGTTCCAAGTGGCCTTATTGACACTGACAAGCTATTATCTGGAGAATACTCAATTTGTATTCTTCCTGTGGATAGCGACCCATTTAGCTTGTGTTGAATAAAAACCGATCTAAAAAATTGTTTCAATTTTTCAATTTCATCTAAATTAAGATCATTCTTACTATTTATGGGTTTCCATTTAAATTTAATATAAGGAGCTATCCCCAGTGGCCTTGTACCGCTTATAGCCTCTGCGGCAGCCCACCATCTCATAAGGTATTCACGAAGTTTATCAGGGTGACGGAGGAATTTGGCCTCTACGGCAATATTAGAATCACTAGAACAGGCGTTGAAATCGGGAGTTTTTATTTTTGGTTGTCTGGGTTCTAAGGTAATAGAGTGGCCTGACTCTGCATAATGAAGCATCCCACGAATTTCAGCCCTAGCATCCAACATCCGATTATGTACCTCGTTTTCTAATGCCTTAGTAATCATCTCCTTCGCAAGGTCATTATGATAGTCCTTAAAATCATCGGAAGTAAGTGTTTCCTCGAGTTTTTTCAGTTCCTTTTCTAGTTTTCCGAGCCTTTCCTTTGTGTTTAGATAAGACCAACAAAATATCGGATTCAGCAGGCAATCTTCAGCCGAATGAGAATGTTTCGCGGCACGTGCTTCAATAATGGGCAACCAGAACATGCCGAGATTATTGTATTTCTCCATATTTCGCCGAGTTGTCTTAAGGAAAGTCTCGATGGAAATCTCATAAATACATGGTCTTGCCATTTGTTCTTCGATAACTTTGTTTAATATTCCACCCTCTTCACACCGTTTGGGCGCCAGGCGGGGGAGATGACGCCGTTGCCGCCGTTACCGTTGCTGCCATGGCCGTTACCATTACCGTTGCCGTTAACGGGCTCAAGCAGCCTTCCCCGGGCGAGGGTGAACTCGCCGTAGCGGTCGTTTACCGAGTCTACGGCGTGGATAAGGTCTTTTTCCTTCCGGTCTTTCTTAAAAAGCGGCGGTTGTTCTATTTTCACCAGACCGCTCACGCTCACCCCCACCAGCCTCACCGGTTTTTTCAGCTTGAAGGATTTAAGGAGTGACGTGGCCAGACGGCATATCTCAAACCCGTCGTTCAGATACTCCCCGATGGTCTTTCTCCGGGAGAAGGTGTGGAAGTTCGAGTAGCGGATGGTAAGGGTGACCGTCCTGCCGAGGTAGTGTCCGCGCCGCAACCTCCTGCCCACCATTTCCGAGAGCTGGAGGATGTGACGTTCGAGGGTTTCGGGGTTATAGACGTCCCTGTTCAGGGTGGTGCTGTGGCCAACGGACTTTACGTCCGGCTCCCGGTCCACGGGTACGACCTGGCTGTCGTCGAGGCCCTGCGCCATGAGGTGGAGTCTCTCGCCCACCACGCCGAACCTCTTCTTCAGCGTCCTTACCGGTGTGCCTGCCAGTTCACCGCAGGTCTTTATGCCCATCTCACCGAGGTTTTTTGTTATCCGCGGCCCTATACCGGTAATGTCACCGACGGGCAGGTCTTTAAGGATTTTTCCCGCCTCCCGGCGGTTACGGATTACCACAAGCCCATCCGGCTTCTTCATGCCGCTTGCGAGTTTCGCGAGGAGCTTGTTGGGGGCCAGGCCTATGGAGCAGGTAAGGCCAAAAGTGTCCTTAATCCGGCGTCTTATCTCCGAGGCCATGTCTGCCGCCCCGTTAGAGAGCCCCGCGGCGCCCGTTATGTCCATAAAGACCTCGTCCACCGAATACACCTCTACAAGGGGGGTGTACTGTTTATATAGTTTAACCAGCCGGGTGCAGGTATCGGTGTATCTCTGGTTATTTGCATGGACGAAGATAAGCCACGGGCAGAGCCTCTTTGCCTCGCCCCTGGTCATGCCCGTCTTTATTCCGAAGGCCCTGGCCTCGTAGGAGGCGGTACTGATTACGGTCCTCTTTTGAGAGCCGATGACGGCTACGGGCCTGCCCCTCAGCCTCGGGTCTACCCGCTGCTCCACCGAGGCGAAAAAGGCGTCCATGTCTACGTGCATAATAACTTTATTTTTCTTCATAATAAACAGGCTCCATTCGGTCTATGATGTAACGACCTTAGATTTGATGGGCCACCCCTTGCAACAGATACACTATCAGGACCGCAATAAAGACGACCGTCGTCCAGAACACACAAAAGGCCGACGACGCATCACAGCCCAAACCGTACTCATCTCTGTCCATTCAGTTCCTCCGTTTTAGTTATAAACAGTTTCCGGTTCATCCGGTTTCCACGTTTGCAAGTTCCCATACGGAATTTTCGGTGTTGTACAGCAGCTCGTAGAGGTTCGCCCCGTCGGTCACGGAGAAGTGGTGTATAACCGCCCTTCCCTGACGGCTTGTCCAGGTGTAGGTTATGGACTTGATGCGGTGCTGTCTGCTGTTCCATTTGAACCACACGGGTTTTATCTTCTCGCCGTCTCCAAATACCGCGCCAACCTTGACGCGCTCGTTAATCGGGGCAATCACTGTGTCGCTCTCCACCGGGATGCTGCTGCTGCTGCTGTAGAATTTTTCCCCTCATAAACTCCTCAGAACCGCCACTACCTTACCCACCACGGTGACGCTGGATTGCCCCGGCCCGATAACTATGTCCTTATAGGCGGGGTTTGCGGGCACAAGCCTTATCTCCCTGCCCCGCTTGTAGAATTTTTTCACGGTGGCCTCGTCGTCTATCAGCGCGGCCACGATGTCGCCATTATTCGCAGTGGGCTGGGGCCTTACCACCACGTAGTCGCCGTCCTCTATGTGGGCCTCAACCATACTGTCCCCTTCTACTTTAAGTAGGAAGTTGCCACCCCCCACCGTAAAAGATTTATCAACGGCTACATATTCCTCCACGTCCTCTATGGCCGGGTGGGGTGCGCCAGCCCTGATATGGCCTACGAGGGGGAGGGTTACCGGTCTGCCCGCGCCCAGAGACTCGCAGAACTCGATTGCCCGTGCCTTACTTGAACGCCGGATGTAGCCCTTTTCCACAAGGGCGGATAAACAGTTCTGGATGGCGCTGTGACTGGCCAGCCCCAGCCCGTCCTTCATCTCCCGTATACTCGGCGGGTAACCCGTTTCCTCAATATATTTCTTCAGGAACTCAAATGCCCTGGTCTGTGCCTTTGTAAGGGTTCTTGTTACCATATGGTACGTTTGTACCATATTATGTAAAGGTTGTCAAGAGAGATTATGCCTGCACATAGTGTTTTGTTTTAGAATACAACATATTGCATAATTAGCTTATTATGGTACAATATGTAGCAATATGGTGGGTGTATCTAACAAACACCCTTTTACCTTTTTAGCGGAAGAGAATTAAAATATGGCTCACAAAAAATTTAAAAAAGGACAAGAAACCCACGATAGGAAAGTTGCTGCGGTTGCTGCGAATGCTAAAGCTCATGGAGCTCGAGGAGTTAAGGTTGCTTTGCCGGGACACAAACAACCGCCAAAAATTGCTGGCCGTATACCGGATGTTTCCTGGAAGAAACCAGATGGAACACCCACAATAAGAGAGATAGACACGGGGGAATTGATCGGTGCTGAAAAGAAACAGGACAAGGCATTTAAGGAATGGGCAAAGCAAAATAATGCTGATTACAAACGGCTAAAGACGTAGGCTTTGCCTGTAGGGATTTTGTTAAGCGTAATGTTAACCAGCCTAAACAGCTTTTTTAACTGCACCTTGTTCCTCTCTCAACTTGGCTAGGTTATTTTTTATGACACTAGCTTCCCCACTTAGCCCTTGGAAGAAATTCTAAAGATACCCCAAGGATAAGCTACTTGGTTCTAGTCACAAAGGTACATTAAATGAAGATTAGCAGAAACAACCCCTGCCCATGCGGAAGTGGGAAAAAGTATAAAAAGTGCTGCTATTTAAAACCCAAAACCCCCTCTTCGCAGACTATTCCTCCTGAGATACTCAGAAAGATTCAAGAAACTCAAGATCAAGAGAATGAGAGGCGTAGACAGTATGGTGAAGTTCGCCCAATAATTCACGCTGATTTCAAAGGACATAAATTCGTTGCCGTTGGGAGTGAACTTCATTACGGAAAGAATTGGAAAAGCTTTCCGGGCTTCCTTTTGTATTACATTAAAACACGCTTGGGAAGCGATTGGGGTAATGCAGAATTAAAGAAGCCTCTTGAACAAAGACATCAAATTATGCAATGGTATGACGCTATGTGTCGTTTCCAACAAAAGCAAAAGCCTAATTCAGAAGGTATCTATGAAGCAGTTCCTAATGGCGCATTTTCTGCCTATATATTACTGGCGTATGACTTATATGTCCTTAGAGATAATCAAGTATTACAAGACGACATTATAAGAAGATTGAAAATACCTGACCAATTTCAAGGTGCGCGGCATGAGTTATTTGCCACTGCAACATGTAGAAGAGCAGGATTTTCAATAGAATTTGAGGACGAGAAGGACAGGAGCAAAAAACATCCCGAGTTCATTGCAACACATAAACAAACTGGTCAAAAAATAGCTGTGGAAGCTAAAAGTAAGCATAGGAAAGGGATACTTGGATATCCAGGAATACGTGAAGCGAATAACGAAATCAAGCTAGACGTAACTTCACTCATAAACAAGGCAATCAAAAAGGGTGCAGATATTCCCTTAGTCATTTTTGTTGATACGAATTTACCCCCAAGTAACGCTAAACAGGTATACAAAGGGCAACAACCCTCGAAGGAATTTCAGAGGATCCTAGATAAGATGCAAGCATCTAAAGATGGCAAGGATTTGTTTAACCTAATAGTATTTACAAATCATCCGCATCATTATGGACGCGATGATGAAGACGATCCGCAACGACATACTACAAGTGTCTTTTCTTCAAAGCCAGCCATTATACCCACACGTTATCAATGTATAATTGATTTACATGATGCAGCTAGGCAACATGGAAATGTGCCTAATGAATTCCCACTAGATTTTAACAATTAGAATTAAATCTATTTATAACGTTTTGCCACCCTTCCGTCTTTTCCCCTATAAATCCCCTCCCATATCTGCTATCCTTCCGGTTGTTTTTGCCGAAAAAAACTCCGATCCCGGACATTAGTCTAAGCGGTCTTCCTGCGGGCTTTGGATTAATTAATAATGTAAGGAGATGGCATGGGCGTTCTTACCCGGGTTACGGGTCTCTTAAGACGCGAGACCGCGTTCAACGCGGTTGCTGACCGCTATGACGTCCTTGCCGGAAAGATAACCCCCGAGCTTTACCGCGGATTTGTGGAGGCGGTGGCACGTGAGCTCAAATCGGGCAGGATACTGGACGTCGGCACGGGACCCGGCTACGTGCCCATAGAGATAGCGAAGAGGAATAAAGAGGTCTGTGTGGACGGAGTTGACATCGCGGAGAATTTTATAACGATAGCCGAACGTAACGCCCGCGAGGCGGCCCTATCGGACAGACTCCACTTTGAGCCGGGCGACGCCACCGGTATGAGGTTTGAGGATAACAGCTACGATATGGTAATAAGCACGGGCGCCCTGCACCACTGGAAGAATCCGGCCGGGGTAATAGACGAGATGTACAGGGTACTGAGGCCCGGCGGCCAGGCATGGGTGCTTGACCCAAACAAGGAGTGTTCCAAAGAGGAGTGGAAAGAATTTCTGGAGAAAATTACTAAACTCTCTGAGGCCGGATTCTTTGGCCGGCTGTGGCTCCGCTTTGGAATGTGGAGGGAGATAAGGATGAGCTGTTACTCGATGGCGCAGATAGAGGAGATGGCGGGGGCAAGCAGCTTCGGCGGCTGCGACATCCATACAGACGGCGTGTTTATGACCATAAAACTGAAGAAGGGATGGACATGACGGCGTTTGACGCGCGAAAGGCGTACGAGTATGCGTGCGCGGTTGCCGGACCCCGCAAGACGGGTTCGCCGGGGGAGGCCGCGGCCGTCGGGTATATAACCGACAGGCTGAGGGGGTTCGGGTTTGACGTGCGTGAGGACCCGTTCAGTTTTTCCACCGCGCTCAAGCTGTTCATGAAGCTGACCATACTGTCCATACTGGTCACACTTCTCCTCGTGTTCTTTTTGTTTTACGTTAACCCGTTCCTTACGGGCGTGGCGGTAGCGCTCATGCTCTTTCTCGTGCTCCGCTTCATGTCGGGCATACCGTTTGTTGCCACTGTCAGGGGGCTTCTCTTCAGGAAGCTGCCTTTTTCCGGCAGACAGGAGTCAAGGAATATAGTCGCGACGACGGCCACTGGCAGTACGAGTAAAAGACCGCATGTCTACATCCTGGCCCACTACGACTCAAAGAGCCAGAGCCTGCCGCTCATCTACAGGATGGTGCTGATAGGGGTCTTCTACTTCGGCTGTATATACATACTGGGCCACTACATCCTTGCCGCGCTGGTGTGGGGCAGTCCCGGCGGATGGCTCTACGCCGCGTACTGTCTGGTAAATTTTTCCGGCATCCTGCTGTTGTCTATGGTAGAGGGGAACTACTCGCCGGGCGCCATTGACAACGCCTCAGGCGTGGGAACGCTCCTCCATCTGGCCGAGATTGTCAGCCGGGAGCCGGAGTTTTTTAAAGACGTGGACATAACCTTCGTGGCAACGGGGGCCGAAGAAGAGGCGCTTGCCGGCGCCTTTCACCTGACGAAGTCGCTTACCGACGACGCTGTGGATGATAAAGGTAATTGTTATTTTATCAACCTCGACGGTGTGGGTCTTAATGGCCGCATATACTGCACCCACAAGATAGGCATCCACCTCACGTTCACAAGGGGGCAGGGAGATTTCGCAAGGCTGGTAAAGGAGGCGGGCAAAGAGGAGGGGCTTGAGGTGAAGGCTCCGCCCGTGGTGCTGGGTGTCATGGCCGACCATTTTCCTCTTGTTTACGAGGGTTTTAATGCCGTTACGCTCTCGACTATCTCAAAAAAGGCCCGGGTAGTGCACACCAACAAAGACGGTATAGACCAGCTTGAGCTAGAGGGTTTTGACACCACCGGACGCCTTGTCCTCAGGGTGATTGATAAGATTGAGAAGATTGGGAAGCGGTACGGCTAACGGCTAAAGATCCGTGCCAACCGCAGGGCTAAAGCCCTGCGGCACCCTCCAAGGGCGGATTTGCAACCTGCCCGCGAACGGACAGACCGGAAGGTCTGTCCCTACAAATTTGGTTAACAGATGATTGTAAAGACAACATGCCCCAGGGATTGTTATGACACCTGTTCCATCCTCACCACGGTTGAGGACGGCAGGGCGGTAAAGCTCGAGGGTAACCCGAAGCACCCGGTCACACAGGGTTTTATATGCTGGAAGATAAAGAACGCCTTGAAGTTCGTGTACTCGCCGGAGAGGGTGCTCTATCCGTTGAAACGGACCGGCCCCAAGGGATCGTCGGGCAAGTTCCGGCGTATAAGCTGGGACGAGGCGTACAGAGAGATTGCGGAAAGGTTCGGGGGGATAATAGACAGACACGGGCCCGATGCCGTCCTGCCCTTTCATTATTTCGGCCACATGGGCCTGTTGGCGGCACACGC
The nucleotide sequence above comes from Candidatus Bathyanammoxibius amoris. Encoded proteins:
- a CDS encoding response regulator; the protein is MKPEEYTILIVDDDEKVLGSLERTFKRIGYNVLLAQSGEEGLNLLRNNNVELIISDVRMPIMSGVGFLEKARETVPHAVRIVMTAYADIQAAAEAINNLGVFKFILKPWDRYHLEKVVKQALEHYETVSEDRRLHRQLLEQNKELAKKADSASRTIADMEKKTTVLERKLNKLQAKHQEAARGKKK
- a CDS encoding ABC transporter permease; the protein is MKCFGKTGNRVVLFFLTGTFFLVVLSYLIMFEGSNTGNKVVAADMDLDQRYASLASFRQLVRAVEQCNRNIQNNTSALQDLKKQIKNDSYTMSRIIKENAQRCKKLEDKLTYELEPKVRKIEKALAAVAQRLPRQGY
- the dinB gene encoding DNA polymerase IV, yielding MKKNKVIMHVDMDAFFASVEQRVDPRLRGRPVAVIGSQKRTVISTASYEARAFGIKTGMTRGEAKRLCPWLIFVHANNQRYTDTCTRLVKLYKQYTPLVEVYSVDEVFMDITGAAGLSNGAADMASEIRRRIKDTFGLTCSIGLAPNKLLAKLASGMKKPDGLVVIRNRREAGKILKDLPVGDITGIGPRITKNLGEMGIKTCGELAGTPVRTLKKRFGVVGERLHLMAQGLDDSQVVPVDREPDVKSVGHSTTLNRDVYNPETLERHILQLSEMVGRRLRRGHYLGRTVTLTIRYSNFHTFSRRKTIGEYLNDGFEICRLATSLLKSFKLKKPVRLVGVSVSGLVKIEQPPLFKKDRKEKDLIHAVDSVNDRYGEFTLARGRLLEPVNGNGNGNGHGSNGNGGNGVISPAWRPNGVKRVEY
- the lexA gene encoding transcriptional repressor LexA; the protein is MVTRTLTKAQTRAFEFLKKYIEETGYPPSIREMKDGLGLASHSAIQNCLSALVEKGYIRRSSKARAIEFCESLGAGRPVTLPLVGHIRAGAPHPAIEDVEEYVAVDKSFTVGGGNFLLKVEGDSMVEAHIEDGDYVVVRPQPTANNGDIVAALIDDEATVKKFYKRGREIRLVPANPAYKDIVIGPGQSSVTVVGKVVAVLRSL
- a CDS encoding SEC-C metal-binding domain-containing protein, with protein sequence MKISRNNPCPCGSGKKYKKCCYLKPKTPSSQTIPPEILRKIQETQDQENERRRQYGEVRPIIHADFKGHKFVAVGSELHYGKNWKSFPGFLLYYIKTRLGSDWGNAELKKPLEQRHQIMQWYDAMCRFQQKQKPNSEGIYEAVPNGAFSAYILLAYDLYVLRDNQVLQDDIIRRLKIPDQFQGARHELFATATCRRAGFSIEFEDEKDRSKKHPEFIATHKQTGQKIAVEAKSKHRKGILGYPGIREANNEIKLDVTSLINKAIKKGADIPLVIFVDTNLPPSNAKQVYKGQQPSKEFQRILDKMQASKDGKDLFNLIVFTNHPHHYGRDDEDDPQRHTTSVFSSKPAIIPTRYQCIIDLHDAARQHGNVPNEFPLDFNN
- a CDS encoding class I SAM-dependent methyltransferase → MGVLTRVTGLLRRETAFNAVADRYDVLAGKITPELYRGFVEAVARELKSGRILDVGTGPGYVPIEIAKRNKEVCVDGVDIAENFITIAERNAREAALSDRLHFEPGDATGMRFEDNSYDMVISTGALHHWKNPAGVIDEMYRVLRPGGQAWVLDPNKECSKEEWKEFLEKITKLSEAGFFGRLWLRFGMWREIRMSCYSMAQIEEMAGASSFGGCDIHTDGVFMTIKLKKGWT
- a CDS encoding M28 family metallopeptidase, which produces MTAFDARKAYEYACAVAGPRKTGSPGEAAAVGYITDRLRGFGFDVREDPFSFSTALKLFMKLTILSILVTLLLVFFLFYVNPFLTGVAVALMLFLVLRFMSGIPFVATVRGLLFRKLPFSGRQESRNIVATTATGSTSKRPHVYILAHYDSKSQSLPLIYRMVLIGVFYFGCIYILGHYILAALVWGSPGGWLYAAYCLVNFSGILLLSMVEGNYSPGAIDNASGVGTLLHLAEIVSREPEFFKDVDITFVATGAEEEALAGAFHLTKSLTDDAVDDKGNCYFINLDGVGLNGRIYCTHKIGIHLTFTRGQGDFARLVKEAGKEEGLEVKAPPVVLGVMADHFPLVYEGFNAVTLSTISKKARVVHTNKDGIDQLELEGFDTTGRLVLRVIDKIEKIGKRYG